The proteins below are encoded in one region of Aeromonas jandaei:
- the bamC gene encoding outer membrane protein assembly factor BamC produces the protein MFKSNGKGNSARLVLTVATAAVLAACSTPQDRKMANRDFGYEDARLEGRAFLIPSGLSAPAFNSQFDIPPLPESSRDGALGAKIDVRPPAQLLTVVPGSQVVQNASEPTIAYYALSTSQSVERDTWSFLMNFLAKYKVTTEKLDQQAGVLQTGWFDNTVALDGWGEDDDDFKIRQRYQFTVRNDEARHAVNMSVRVLDHEESFDGETTTQLSPAEAQRYAVRVLNQFSLYYDSQLKSREQHKSNEGMGLELGLDNNELSAWIADGSFEQVWRRLNQVLPGYGFVIKDTQQSLGWIDVEYEAPSAEFWKAKGSEPFKLEEEKYRFQLGEMAGGKTSITLFDKDKKPVSSGVISQMYISMSEAFAKGLAAQAAKSE, from the coding sequence GTGTTTAAATCAAATGGAAAGGGAAATAGTGCCCGTCTGGTGCTGACTGTTGCGACCGCCGCCGTGCTGGCCGCGTGCAGCACGCCCCAGGATCGCAAAATGGCCAACCGCGACTTCGGTTATGAAGATGCCCGCCTCGAGGGCCGTGCATTCCTGATCCCGTCAGGATTGAGCGCCCCCGCCTTCAACAGCCAGTTCGATATTCCGCCGTTGCCCGAGAGCAGCCGTGACGGTGCCCTCGGCGCCAAGATCGACGTGCGTCCTCCCGCCCAGCTGCTGACTGTGGTGCCGGGTAGCCAGGTTGTACAGAATGCCAGTGAACCGACCATCGCCTACTATGCCCTGAGTACCAGCCAGAGCGTGGAGCGCGACACCTGGTCGTTCCTGATGAACTTCCTGGCCAAGTACAAGGTCACCACCGAGAAGCTGGACCAGCAGGCCGGCGTGCTGCAGACCGGCTGGTTTGACAACACGGTCGCCCTCGATGGCTGGGGTGAAGATGACGATGATTTCAAAATCCGTCAGCGTTACCAGTTCACCGTTCGCAACGACGAGGCGCGCCATGCCGTCAACATGTCGGTACGGGTACTGGATCACGAAGAGAGCTTCGATGGCGAGACCACTACCCAGCTGAGCCCGGCTGAAGCGCAGCGTTATGCCGTGCGGGTGCTCAACCAGTTCTCTCTCTATTACGACAGCCAGCTCAAGTCCCGCGAACAGCACAAGTCCAACGAGGGCATGGGGCTGGAACTGGGTCTGGACAACAACGAGCTGAGCGCCTGGATTGCCGATGGCTCCTTCGAGCAGGTATGGCGCCGTCTCAACCAGGTGCTGCCGGGCTACGGCTTCGTCATTAAGGATACCCAGCAGTCGCTGGGCTGGATCGACGTCGAGTATGAAGCCCCGTCCGCCGAGTTCTGGAAGGCGAAAGGGAGCGAGCCGTTCAAACTGGAAGAGGAGAAGTATCGCTTCCAGCTGGGTGAAATGGCCGGAGGCAAGACCTCCATCACCCTGTTCGACAAGGACAAGAAGCCGGTGTCGTCCGGGGTTATCTCCCAGATGTACATCAGCATGTCCGAGGCGTTTGCCAAAGGACTGGCTGCACAGGCAGCAAAATCAGAATAA